The DNA region GCAGAAAGCCCGCGACGCTGGCGAACTGCAACCGGGTGATGAAGTGCAGATCGCCTACTTCCTGAGCCAGGCAGGCGATGATCAAGGCGCACTGGACACGTTCAAGCGCGTTGATCGTCAGTCCGGTCTCAAGCCCCGCGAAGTGCAGGATGCCGCCTACAGCGCCATGCGCACCCCGGATGACGCGCAGGCCATCGCCTACTTCAAGCGCGTGCTGGATTATCAGCAGACCGGCGATTTGCAGATGCCTGCCCAGCAAGTGTTCGATACCCGCCGCGCGGTCTCCGATCTGTCCCGCGTCTGGGGCCTGACCAACACCACGACTTATCGCGGCGCCAGCACCAGCAGCGGCCTGAGCGGCGCACCCGGCGGCAGCAATGACAGCGTGCAGAACAGCACCGAGGTGTTCTGGCGGCCGTTCGGTTACCGCAATGCGCGCTTCGTCGAGTTGTACGGGCGGGTGACCGACACGCTGTGGAGCAAGAGCGGTGAATCCGACACCGGCGCGGACGCCCTGCAAGGCGCGCTCGGCATACGTGCCAAGCCGTTCAGCGAAGTCAACATCATCGGCGCTTTCGAACGCACGTTCCCGCTGGGCAATTCCAATGCCGACGGCGACTGGCTGGTGCGTCTGGGCTATGGCTCCAGCATTGGCACTGACTTGCGGGTCGACGTGCCAAGCTGGTGGACCTCACAGCTGTACGCTGAGGGCGGCCGTTATCTGCAGGACAAGCGTAACTACTTCAACAGCGAATGGCAGGTCGGGCGCAGCTTTCGCCTGGACAGCATCAGCCCACGGCTGGTGGTATTCCCGCATGTGGTCGCCGCAGTGGACTACGATTCGAAGATGCGCAGCGAGGTCGACAGTCTCGGCCGCAGCAGCACGTCTTCCGGCAACGCAGGCGGTCTGGGCGTCGGCACGGGTGTGCGCTACTGGTTCCGCGAGGACAGGTACAAGGCGCCGCAGTCATATGTCGATTTCTCTGTGCAGTACCGGGAGAAAGTGTTTGGCGATGACCGGGCAGAAGGTGTATTCGCCCGTATGACGTTCTCGTGGTAATCACCGCACATCAGCCATCCGGGAGTAGTGTTTGAAGGCTTTGCTCGCACTGTTGCGACGCGCGACGCTGATCAAGACGTCGCTGGCTGCGCTTATGATCGGCGTGCTGGGCGTCGGCTCCAGCGAGTTGTATCGGATACTGCTGCCCAAAGGGCCGGGTATCGTCGGCATTGTCTGGCAGCCGGATAACGCCACGGTCGGCATCAAGGGTGACTGGGACACACTCGGCGCACGGCAACTGCTGGTGCAGTGGACGGCGGTCGACGGGCAGTCCTTCATACCGGGCACCACCCTGCCGAACGTACCTGTCTTGCCGGACTGGACACGGATCGGCAAAGAGCCGTGGGCCAAGGAAGTGATTCTCGGGCTGGCCGGGCACTTCAGCGAAAACCAGTCGCGGGACAACATCGAGCAACTGGCAACCCTGTCTGCGCAACTGGCCAACGTGAAAACGCCGCTGAACGTCACTGGCTGGTATTTTCCAGCCGAGGTAGACCCCAGCTGGAGCCGTGCCAAAGAGCTGCCTGCACTGCTGGCGAAACTGCCGAGGCCGCTGTGGATAAGTGTCTACGACGGCGCCAATATCGGCCCGGCCGCCACAGCTGACTGGCTGAAGACCTGGCTGCCGGATGATATCGGGGTGTTCTTTCAGGACGGCGTCGGCGTTTACGCCCGTACCGCGCCGATCGCCCGGACCTACGCTGACGCGCTGCGCAAACGACTGGGCAAAAACCGGGTGAGAATCATTGTCGAAGCCTTTCGCCCACAGGCCGGCGGTGGCTTTCGCTCGGCAACCGCCGATGAGTTGCAACCCCAGCTCGACGCTTATGACGGTTACCCGCTGTACCTGTTCGACGGCCCGCACTACGTAACGCCAGAACTGGTAGACGCACTAAACAAGTAGCAACAGGCTGCGCTGGACGAAAGCCCTGCGCAGGGCTACAAAGAGTCTTCGTACTGGATGCCTGAAACTGTAAGGCCCACGGAGCTTGTCGATGACGCCACGTCAGCATTGCCTGGCCTGCCTGCAACATACGCCGCCCTCGGTGTTTGAAGCCGCGCTATGGGTTTCGGCAGAGCATGACGCGCAGTTTTCACGCCAGGACATGATGGCTGAGTTGGATCAGTTGCAACGCCAGATAGACGCCGCCCTGCCGGTCCTGCCCGCCTCCGAACTTGCCCAACCGATGTTGCGTCAACTCAGCGCGCTGGGTTTTCAGCAGGATGACTGGAACCCTCCCAAACCTGACGCGGCACTGCTGCACAAGATCATCCAGCGCCGTAGGGGCCAGCCGCTGGGGCTGGCACTTATTGCACTGGAAATCGCCAGGCGGCTGAACATCGCGCTGGAGGGCGTCAACTTCCCGGGCCACTTTCTGCTGCGCGTGCCAGGCGCCGACCATCTGCTCGACCCCTGCGGCGGTCGCAGGCTATACCCCAAAGATTGCCGTGAACTGCTGCTCCGCCAATTCGGACCAGGCATGCAACTGCGCGCCGAACACATGGCGTCGGCGACACCTGCGAGCATGGTGCAACGGTTGTCACGCAACCTCCGGCACCTGCATCAGATCAATGACAACTTTATCGCTGCGCTCAAGGACGCCGACCGGATCGTCGAAATGGGTCAGGCCATCAGCAGCGATTACCTGGCCCGCGCGACGCTGTATCAGATGCTTGAATGCCCGCAGGCCGAACGCTTCGACCTGGAACACGCGCTGTTGCTCAGTGAAGACCCTATACAACGCATCAGGCTGACTGAACGCCTGAGCCAGTTGCCGTCACATCGTACCGTGCATTGAGCTGCTGGCCCCTGAGCTGCTGGCCATTGTTGCTGGCTGCGTAATGCTGCATCTCCAGCGCGGGGATTTTTCAATGCACTAAGGGCAGGTAACCTGCCGTCGTTGAAATTCAACGTGGATTTGCAAGCTCCCTTGATCCCGCGTTTTGTTTGGCCGCTGCGGGTACGTGTACAGGCAGCGGCCTTTTTTATGGCCGATCGTTTGTGAGGCCAGCTTTGCTCAGGCCTGGGCATTCGGTGTTCGTTTGACCAGCCCTTTACTCTCCATGTCCTTGATCTTGCGCATGTCGTAACTGTCGCCGGACTCGGCAAACGCCTGCAGGTTCTGCATGACATGGAGGGTCTTGATGTAGTCAGGCAACAGAATCTGGGCGTACGGATCGCCGCTCAATGCTTTCTCCTTCATATCGATAATCCGGTTGGCAAAGAACTCCATTGCGTTGATCTCTTTATTCGGATCGACAAGTTTGCCTTTACTGTCGAACTCATCACCGGCTCGGCTCATAAGTTCAGCGGTGTGATTGTCGATCATGCCGAACTTGTAGAGGATCATCCCTGCCCTGTTGAGATCCTTGGGGGTAATCTGCTCAGGATTGAAACCTTTGAACAGCGGCTTCATCTTGCGCTTTTCCATCGCCAGAGAATTGAGCGCAAGCGCATTCTCGCCAACCTCCTGCAACACCTGCCCCACCTGCTCTGCAGCCTTTTTGACACTGACTCTCGCAGGCGGCGCGGCGACCGTGACCGGTGGAAGGTCACCCCAGATTGATCGTGCCATGTGCTACTCCTTATATGAATGAATGCAACAGTCATATCGGAGCAGAACGTGCTTATCTTATAGCGCTGAAAAAATTCATACCTAACTTACAAGTTGCTCGGAAAGTTCTTACATTGTTTGGTAAGCAAACTTACAAGCCGGCTTAAATAAACTTTACACCACCTGAAATCTTCAAGAACAGCGGCAAGCTGAACATACACATGTTCAGCTTACCGAGCCTTCAGATACACGTTGGCCCGCTCGCCATGGGGCGAGCCATCCAGAGGGTCGTGCAGGTCGCCGGCAATCAACAGCAGCGGTGCTGAATCATGCCGATAGCAGAGGCGGATGACCTCAGCCCAACTGCGCAATGAAGGCTGCGAGCCAAGGCTCGGCATCGGTTTCCGGGGTGACACTTTCGCTGCCGTCAAGGCGTAGCATGTCTTGCGTTTCAGCGATGCCCAGTTCGGCAAACAGCTCACGCATCAGTTCGCCACCGGCACAGAAGGTATCGCCATAACTGGCATCACCGAGCGCGATCACGCCGCCCGGCAACCCGCGCAGGGCAGCAGGCAACGCATCACGCAGCTGCGAATAAAGCGGTACGAGGTTATCCGGCAACTCACCCATGCCAGTGGTCGATGTCACCGCCAGCAACGCCTCAGGTTCGAAGGCCAGCAGTTCAGGCAGCGTCAGCCTGGAATTGACGAGTGTTTCATGACCCGCAGCGCGCAGCAGCGTGGCTGCGTGCCTGGCGACTTCTTCGGCCGATCCATAGACCGTTCCGCACACGATGGCGACTTTCATGACTATTCCTGCAGCAGCTAAAAAAGTGAAACATTATGCCTTAGAATGCCGTCTGACTTTTACCTCGACCTTTCGGCCCGCGTCAGCGCAAGCAGGTTGATAGTGCCTGAACGAAAAAAACACGATGAATGGCCAGAACACTTTGCGGAATTTATGGTC from Pseudomonas syringae includes:
- a CDS encoding flavodoxin, which produces MKVAIVCGTVYGSAEEVARHAATLLRAAGHETLVNSRLTLPELLAFEPEALLAVTSTTGMGELPDNLVPLYSQLRDALPAALRGLPGGVIALGDASYGDTFCAGGELMRELFAELGIAETQDMLRLDGSESVTPETDAEPWLAAFIAQLG
- a CDS encoding bacteriophage N4 adsorption protein A yields the protein MKRPFILSLLVTGLSLSSPFSQAETLPLPLTGPAYAIANEAYMAYNRKDYDLAIAKANEALRQRADASQLRDLIALAERDKYRRDHPQRAYKTRPKPGYLEGNQALRAYARHDYNGSASHARKAIAQAPKSLDYRMMLIEALQRQQRLDEAQTAINDAEQALGPQPVLTRRRQAIQEQVAVDKAATGYKALARGDNETAVSEARDAVRSFPKQMAYRKLLVSALIAQGQYAEARSAATEALALNGNDATLLVQRGQMRQRLGDQNGARQDFAQAMAVGNLPLREQASLYAAMGQPGEALQRLQKARDAGELQPGDEVQIAYFLSQAGDDQGALDTFKRVDRQSGLKPREVQDAAYSAMRTPDDAQAIAYFKRVLDYQQTGDLQMPAQQVFDTRRAVSDLSRVWGLTNTTTYRGASTSSGLSGAPGGSNDSVQNSTEVFWRPFGYRNARFVELYGRVTDTLWSKSGESDTGADALQGALGIRAKPFSEVNIIGAFERTFPLGNSNADGDWLVRLGYGSSIGTDLRVDVPSWWTSQLYAEGGRYLQDKRNYFNSEWQVGRSFRLDSISPRLVVFPHVVAAVDYDSKMRSEVDSLGRSSTSSGNAGGLGVGTGVRYWFREDRYKAPQSYVDFSVQYREKVFGDDRAEGVFARMTFSW
- a CDS encoding SirB1 family protein, producing MTPRQHCLACLQHTPPSVFEAALWVSAEHDAQFSRQDMMAELDQLQRQIDAALPVLPASELAQPMLRQLSALGFQQDDWNPPKPDAALLHKIIQRRRGQPLGLALIALEIARRLNIALEGVNFPGHFLLRVPGADHLLDPCGGRRLYPKDCRELLLRQFGPGMQLRAEHMASATPASMVQRLSRNLRHLHQINDNFIAALKDADRIVEMGQAISSDYLARATLYQMLECPQAERFDLEHALLLSEDPIQRIRLTERLSQLPSHRTVH